Proteins from a genomic interval of Staphylococcus debuckii:
- a CDS encoding DUF4097 family beta strand repeat-containing protein, whose product MKKILIILFTVGLLMFIGFGSATFFEAKKIANQPRTPLHYVKDYQKEDAAIKKLKVNSQLADVEVQRGKHFKVEAAGGDKKKTEVTSEIKDGTLIVKEKHKGSNINFNIGDIKASDITITVPDRMLETVELYNDSTDITVKGLKAKQATANASTGDIEFRNSDINQLNLVNDTGDIDLAKTHFKDVTAESDTGDITINSIKGDANIKADSDTGDIELNYTEPPQNTKLINHTDEDNGSEVRVNQPQLKAEKYGQGKYKVEVDTDTGYVEIN is encoded by the coding sequence ATGAAAAAAATATTAATCATTTTGTTTACAGTCGGGCTGCTCATGTTCATCGGATTTGGCTCAGCAACCTTTTTTGAAGCTAAAAAGATTGCAAATCAACCAAGAACGCCTCTCCACTACGTAAAGGATTATCAAAAAGAAGATGCTGCAATTAAAAAGTTGAAAGTAAATAGTCAGTTGGCTGATGTTGAAGTGCAACGTGGTAAACATTTTAAGGTTGAAGCAGCAGGCGGAGATAAAAAGAAAACAGAAGTAACAAGTGAAATTAAAGATGGTACATTGATTGTCAAAGAAAAACATAAAGGCTCAAATATCAATTTCAACATTGGTGATATCAAGGCTTCAGACATTACGATTACAGTGCCGGACCGCATGTTGGAAACAGTAGAATTATATAATGATTCAACTGACATTACTGTAAAAGGATTGAAAGCTAAACAAGCCACCGCTAACGCAAGTACAGGAGATATTGAATTTAGAAATAGTGACATCAATCAGTTGAACCTAGTCAATGATACAGGAGATATCGATTTGGCTAAAACGCATTTCAAAGATGTGACAGCTGAAAGTGACACTGGCGACATTACTATTAATTCAATTAAGGGAGATGCTAATATTAAAGCAGACTCAGATACTGGCGATATTGAATTGAATTACACAGAACCTCCTCAAAATACGAAACTCATTAACCACACTGATGAAGATAATGGTAGTGAAGTAAGGGTGAACCAACCTCAATTGAAAGCTGAAAAATATGGACAAGGCAAATATAAAGTTGAGGTAGATACAGATACGGGTTATGTAGAAATTAATTAA
- a CDS encoding DUF805 domain-containing protein, producing the protein MYCNKCGAKLNSNDAFCARCGAPIASNKQTATSSVSSELNIWQNYQAFWRNFINFKGYTKRTPFWVSTIINILITTLLMILGITGRDELTGQASPILYVAIFFIIATLCPQLAITFRRFNDVKKRKWSIWVSLILPIEPFFEVSSGAGNPIASLLLLVTIGLFIYNFTILISPSKERAQQ; encoded by the coding sequence ATGTATTGCAATAAATGCGGAGCTAAATTAAATTCAAATGATGCCTTTTGCGCTCGGTGTGGAGCGCCAATCGCATCTAATAAACAAACGGCAACATCTTCTGTTTCTTCTGAACTAAATATTTGGCAGAATTACCAAGCTTTTTGGCGAAATTTTATTAATTTTAAAGGCTACACAAAACGAACACCTTTTTGGGTGAGTACGATTATAAATATCCTGATTACAACTCTATTAATGATTCTCGGTATTACTGGAAGAGACGAATTAACCGGGCAAGCGTCTCCGATATTATATGTAGCGATTTTCTTTATCATCGCAACCCTCTGTCCCCAACTCGCAATCACATTTCGACGTTTCAACGATGTAAAGAAACGCAAATGGAGCATTTGGGTAAGTCTTATTTTACCTATTGAGCCATTTTTTGAAGTATCTAGCGGTGCAGGAAACCCTATCGCATCGCTGCTCTTATTAGTAACAATCGGTTTATTTATCTACAATTTCACCATTTTAATTTCACCATCAAAGGAGCGTGCTCAACAATGA
- a CDS encoding TetR/AcrR family transcriptional regulator, which produces MRTEIIDNAIELFAQKSYFGCTLDELAKSVDIKKASLYYYFPSKAAIYRECTQRCIDYFDRVIKVQKNKSASTLTLGNLKQFILDTVFKTDINYLRLYLQFTQAPDEFKEELYEGVSGLHEKLDDVFKRYYETNDIEVSFKEYRELVLGVMESGFIRTTFINYFDELSYRRKTLKLDVANMLDLLFELNETVKDNQ; this is translated from the coding sequence TTGAGAACTGAAATTATAGATAATGCAATTGAATTGTTTGCACAGAAAAGTTATTTCGGCTGTACATTAGATGAATTAGCTAAAAGTGTAGATATAAAGAAAGCAAGCTTATATTATTATTTCCCGAGTAAAGCCGCAATTTATCGTGAGTGTACCCAACGTTGTATTGATTATTTCGACCGCGTGATTAAAGTACAGAAAAATAAAAGCGCTTCCACATTGACTTTAGGTAATTTAAAACAATTTATCTTGGATACTGTATTTAAAACAGATATTAATTATTTACGTTTGTATTTGCAATTTACGCAAGCGCCAGATGAATTTAAAGAAGAGTTATATGAAGGCGTTTCAGGTTTGCATGAGAAATTAGATGACGTTTTTAAACGTTACTATGAAACAAATGACATTGAAGTTTCCTTTAAAGAATATCGTGAATTAGTATTGGGCGTCATGGAAAGCGGATTTATCCGTACAACGTTTATTAATTATTTCGATGAACTCAGCTATCGTCGTAAAACTTTAAAATTAGACGTCGCAAACATGTTAGATTTATTATTTGAATTGAATGAAACTGTAAAAGATAATCAATAA
- a CDS encoding HAAS signaling domain-containing protein, translating to MSKQEYLRLLDRYLTRVTPEERRDILDEYETHFISGKEAGKSEDEIAKELGNPKYIGREMSATAAMDKAESSKNPNHVTNAVLAVMGLSILNFFVVIVVLTTLIGLLFGLITATATLLVSPVLLLVKGFIDGFGTIIPLDIYSVFALFGVGLMLLVITYLACKWSFILFMKYLRWNIDVVKGSARS from the coding sequence ATGAGTAAACAAGAATATTTGAGATTATTAGATCGTTATTTAACAAGAGTCACTCCAGAAGAGCGACGCGATATTTTAGACGAGTACGAAACACATTTTATCAGCGGTAAAGAAGCGGGCAAATCAGAAGATGAAATTGCTAAAGAACTCGGTAATCCTAAATATATCGGTCGCGAAATGAGTGCCACAGCAGCAATGGATAAAGCAGAGAGCTCTAAAAATCCTAATCATGTGACTAATGCTGTACTAGCAGTTATGGGCCTTAGCATTCTTAACTTCTTTGTAGTCATAGTGGTACTGACTACATTGATTGGCCTCCTTTTTGGACTAATCACAGCAACTGCCACCCTCCTGGTTTCACCTGTTTTACTCTTAGTGAAAGGTTTCATAGACGGATTCGGTACCATCATTCCTTTGGATATCTACTCAGTCTTTGCTTTATTCGGTGTCGGATTAATGCTTCTAGTCATTACGTACTTAGCTTGTAAGTGGAGCTTCATCTTATTCATGAAATATCTCAGATGGAATATCGATGTTGTGAAGGGAAGTGCACGCTCATGA
- a CDS encoding alpha/beta hydrolase has translation MLNVKAPKDLYLKGDERAVLLLHSFTGTVQDIKAIAETLNEEGFTCYAPCYSGHGLPVSEFVRHDILDWWKDVEAAYQFLRNEGYEQIDAIGVSLGGIFSLKLAERFEIGRVVGMSIPYEKKEAGVLERLTAYGERLQHYILCTAEEQAEEMAHVPEYRSGAIRFEGFTDQTMQQLDKIHAPALLLYGGKDEPSYRESAFKIEAQLSNVQDKTVECFENAGHLMPHSPDKTAIIERIVDFMCKA, from the coding sequence ATGTTGAATGTCAAAGCACCAAAGGATCTTTATTTGAAGGGCGACGAACGTGCGGTGTTGCTGTTGCATTCGTTTACGGGTACGGTCCAGGATATCAAAGCGATTGCTGAAACTTTAAATGAGGAAGGCTTTACGTGTTATGCGCCTTGTTATTCGGGGCATGGTTTACCGGTGTCTGAATTTGTGCGCCATGATATTTTGGATTGGTGGAAGGACGTTGAGGCAGCGTATCAGTTTTTGCGCAATGAAGGTTATGAGCAGATTGATGCAATCGGTGTGTCGTTAGGCGGTATCTTTTCTCTGAAATTGGCTGAGCGGTTCGAAATCGGTCGAGTAGTAGGCATGTCTATTCCTTATGAGAAGAAAGAAGCGGGTGTGTTGGAACGTTTGACTGCTTATGGCGAGCGTTTGCAGCATTATATTTTATGTACAGCAGAAGAACAGGCTGAAGAAATGGCGCATGTGCCGGAGTATCGTTCGGGAGCAATTCGGTTTGAAGGATTTACGGATCAAACGATGCAGCAATTAGATAAGATTCATGCACCGGCGTTATTATTATACGGCGGAAAAGATGAACCGTCTTATCGTGAGAGTGCCTTTAAAATAGAAGCGCAATTGTCAAACGTGCAAGATAAAACGGTCGAATGCTTTGAAAATGCAGGACATCTTATGCCACACAGCCCAGATAAAACAGCTATTATTGAAAGAATTGTGGATTTTATGTGTAAAGCGTAA
- a CDS encoding type 1 glutamine amidotransferase domain-containing protein encodes MTVVKKVLIVNTSTDHFADSDVPTGLWLGELVHFYDLLHQNHVQIDIVNTKGGLTPIDPVSTSRFMLDKLTKKYLNDDTFMTLLKNSPSIKEVAPTDYNAVYFTGGHGVMYDFPGNPDIQRVIAAVRENGGVVSAVCHGICAFLDFKGRDGRYYVDGKRLTGFSNIEEKLANRKKLVPFMLETKLKNEAADYSRGFLPFRPYVVQDGHLVTGQNPQSPKGVAEKVLELLNVK; translated from the coding sequence ATGACCGTGGTTAAGAAAGTTTTAATCGTTAATACAAGTACGGATCACTTTGCAGATTCAGATGTTCCAACAGGATTATGGTTAGGAGAACTTGTCCACTTCTATGATCTATTGCACCAAAACCACGTACAAATTGATATCGTGAATACAAAAGGTGGTTTAACACCGATTGATCCCGTGAGTACGTCACGTTTTATGTTAGATAAACTTACTAAGAAATATTTAAATGATGATACATTTATGACACTATTGAAAAATTCACCTTCTATTAAAGAAGTCGCACCTACCGATTATAATGCGGTTTATTTCACAGGCGGTCATGGTGTAATGTATGATTTCCCAGGAAATCCAGATATTCAGCGCGTTATTGCAGCTGTCAGAGAAAATGGCGGCGTTGTTTCAGCTGTATGTCATGGTATTTGTGCTTTTCTCGACTTCAAAGGCCGTGATGGACGTTACTATGTCGATGGCAAACGTTTAACAGGCTTCTCTAATATAGAAGAAAAATTAGCAAACCGTAAAAAATTAGTACCTTTTATGTTAGAAACTAAATTAAAAAATGAAGCCGCAGACTACAGTAGAGGTTTCTTGCCGTTTCGTCCTTACGTCGTGCAAGACGGCCACCTTGTTACAGGTCAAAATCCACAATCGCCTAAAGGGGTCGCTGAAAAAGTATTAGAATTACTGAATGTGAAATAA
- a CDS encoding thioesterase family protein: MSTIYTYEDKVHPSWIDHNQHLHDAQYFSIFSDAVVGFFASLGFSIDYRQNHDTTIFNLEAHITFMKEMVLDEEFKVEVYVYDFDHKRVHFFLKMFNQDGVQTAAYEVIMMCINNEERRSAEFPEFVYGNIEKYYQEQGDFETPKQLGHQIGIRRKK; this comes from the coding sequence ATGAGTACAATTTATACATACGAAGATAAGGTCCATCCGTCTTGGATTGATCATAATCAACATTTACATGATGCGCAATATTTCTCTATATTCAGCGATGCTGTAGTAGGCTTCTTTGCAAGTTTAGGATTCTCGATTGATTATCGTCAAAATCACGATACAACTATTTTTAATTTAGAAGCACATATTACTTTCATGAAAGAAATGGTCTTAGACGAAGAATTTAAAGTGGAGGTATATGTTTATGACTTCGACCATAAACGTGTGCACTTCTTCTTAAAAATGTTCAATCAAGATGGTGTACAAACAGCGGCTTATGAAGTCATTATGATGTGCATTAATAACGAAGAACGTCGCAGTGCTGAGTTCCCTGAGTTCGTGTACGGAAATATTGAAAAATATTATCAAGAACAAGGAGATTTTGAAACGCCGAAACAACTAGGACATCAAATTGGAATTAGACGTAAAAAATAA
- a CDS encoding lipoprotein gives MKKIFMILFALVLITTLTGCEKDFKDKKEVSIKDIINDEHEHVIWATGGGGEHSGYVSQIIFTKNGKIKSIPINQSAEMPTTFLESNTPSELEDKLKKEDASKYKEAKWQDPAYIVIENSDNKPLVTMIISNKKGMKDHDTKSVDRVMEDLSNNEGHLMYTETSSSGTQYPTDKPKTYGTFTFDPSVVTGSDDADKSLSFTTLLEKDQKLVPLSKDDLKNDKNVYNFSRSELEN, from the coding sequence ATGAAAAAGATATTTATGATTCTATTTGCACTTGTTTTAATTACGACTTTAACAGGGTGTGAAAAAGATTTTAAAGATAAAAAAGAAGTTTCGATTAAAGATATTATCAACGATGAACACGAACATGTGATTTGGGCAACAGGCGGTGGCGGCGAGCATTCTGGATATGTTTCGCAAATTATTTTTACAAAGAACGGCAAAATCAAATCCATTCCAATTAATCAATCAGCTGAAATGCCCACAACCTTCCTTGAAAGTAATACCCCTTCTGAATTAGAAGATAAATTGAAAAAAGAAGACGCTTCTAAGTATAAAGAAGCCAAATGGCAAGACCCCGCCTACATCGTGATTGAAAACAGCGACAATAAACCTCTTGTCACTATGATAATTAGCAATAAAAAAGGAATGAAGGACCACGACACAAAATCCGTAGACCGTGTTATGGAAGATTTAAGTAACAACGAGGGTCACTTAATGTACACGGAAACGAGCAGCAGCGGTACTCAATACCCTACAGACAAACCTAAAACTTATGGAACATTTACCTTCGATCCTTCTGTCGTGACTGGCAGTGATGATGCTGATAAATCATTAAGTTTCACTACTTTATTAGAAAAAGATCAGAAATTGGTTCCATTATCTAAAGACGATTTGAAAAACGATAAGAATGTCTATAACTTTAGTAGAAGCGAGCTTGAAAATTAA
- a CDS encoding DUF5067 domain-containing protein, translating into MKKLAVLISALAILLAACGDKESKETSSSSSSEKSSSDDKVSSSLDAKKAEKKKKPELKNNAVEIKGVKIKVLSTEVLPAGTEKFQEKPVIIVKYAVTNNSTEGEDVKAGMSWRRTFEVYQDQKDSEQKLDTEFLSGDKFQAAEDKQDDNIKKGATIETMEIYELKNETDPVLLKARDRDIYEGDNHIGTIKVNIKDAKTEKSKKDDKKEKTTEL; encoded by the coding sequence ATGAAAAAACTAGCAGTATTAATAAGTGCCCTGGCAATTTTATTGGCGGCATGTGGAGACAAAGAAAGTAAAGAGACATCATCTAGCAGCTCAAGCGAAAAGAGCAGTTCAGACGATAAAGTATCATCAAGTTTAGATGCTAAGAAAGCAGAAAAAAAGAAAAAACCTGAGTTAAAAAACAATGCAGTAGAAATTAAGGGTGTAAAAATTAAAGTCTTATCTACTGAAGTATTACCGGCAGGCACTGAAAAGTTTCAAGAGAAACCAGTAATCATTGTGAAATACGCAGTAACTAACAACTCAACTGAGGGTGAAGATGTTAAAGCAGGTATGTCATGGAGACGTACTTTTGAAGTATATCAAGATCAAAAAGATTCAGAACAAAAATTGGATACTGAATTTTTAAGTGGAGATAAGTTTCAAGCTGCTGAAGATAAACAAGATGATAATATTAAAAAAGGCGCTACCATTGAGACAATGGAAATCTATGAACTTAAAAATGAAACAGATCCAGTGTTATTAAAAGCAAGAGACAGAGATATTTATGAGGGCGATAATCATATCGGTACAATCAAAGTAAATATTAAAGATGCTAAAACAGAAAAAAGTAAAAAAGATGATAAAAAAGAAAAAACAACTGAATTATAA
- the cysC gene encoding adenylyl-sulfate kinase, whose translation MVKSQNITWHDSEVTKKERQEKNGHKSVVLWFTGLSGSGKSTISVALEKALFERGVRSYRLDGDNIRHGLNNNLGFSPEDRKENIRRIGEVSKLLADAGLITLTAFISPYREDRDHVREILEDGEFVEVYTKASVAACEERDPKQLYKKARAGEIKNFTGIDAPYEAPEHPEIIVDTEENSVEEAVEQIIRYLEDQKVI comes from the coding sequence ATGGTGAAATCACAAAATATTACTTGGCATGATTCAGAAGTGACAAAAAAAGAACGCCAAGAAAAGAATGGCCATAAGAGTGTGGTGCTCTGGTTTACTGGCTTATCAGGCTCTGGGAAGTCTACTATCAGTGTAGCTTTAGAAAAAGCATTATTTGAACGCGGCGTGCGTTCTTATCGCTTAGATGGTGATAATATCCGTCATGGACTGAATAATAATTTAGGATTCAGTCCTGAAGACCGTAAAGAGAATATCCGACGTATCGGAGAAGTGAGCAAACTTCTAGCAGATGCAGGATTAATCACTTTAACAGCGTTTATTTCGCCTTATAGAGAAGATCGTGACCATGTACGTGAAATCTTAGAAGATGGCGAGTTTGTAGAAGTTTATACCAAAGCAAGTGTAGCAGCTTGTGAAGAAAGAGATCCTAAGCAATTGTATAAAAAAGCGCGTGCAGGAGAAATTAAAAACTTTACGGGTATTGATGCTCCATATGAAGCTCCTGAACACCCAGAAATCATCGTAGATACAGAAGAAAATTCGGTAGAAGAAGCGGTAGAACAAATTATCCGATATTTAGAAGACCAAAAAGTAATATAA
- a CDS encoding HTH domain-containing protein, giving the protein MEQAYRILNIYTRLVQRQTVNKSDLAERFDVNKRTIQRDIDNLRNYLYENGSWQTQILYDAKAESYYLNRPDLINPKTFRHYPKISVTFEMTLEVFDKLRPYYTSELLQQEADDVVLVRMQIPEPNALSLVFIYHSRIRVIEPASLLHKVIDAMLEMQKTYLNQEIKTNSGGTT; this is encoded by the coding sequence ATGGAACAGGCATATCGCATTTTAAATATTTACACAAGGCTGGTGCAGCGTCAGACGGTGAATAAATCTGATTTGGCTGAACGCTTTGATGTGAATAAACGTACAATTCAACGTGATATTGATAATTTAAGGAATTATTTGTATGAGAATGGATCTTGGCAGACGCAGATTTTATATGATGCTAAAGCTGAGAGTTATTATCTCAATCGTCCTGATTTAATTAATCCTAAAACCTTTCGTCATTATCCTAAAATCTCTGTCACCTTTGAAATGACATTGGAAGTTTTTGATAAACTCCGCCCTTATTACACCTCAGAACTATTACAACAAGAAGCAGACGATGTAGTTCTTGTTCGGATGCAGATACCCGAACCGAACGCACTTTCTCTCGTCTTTATTTACCATTCTCGCATTCGAGTTATTGAACCTGCTTCTCTGCTTCATAAGGTCATCGACGCGATGTTAGAGATGCAAAAAACGTATTTAAATCAAGAAATCAAAACAAATTCAGGAGGCACAACTTGA
- a CDS encoding PadR family transcriptional regulator, with translation MNVQFKKGALEFLVLLIIKGEDQYGYSLVQKITPRIAIAEGTVYPLMRRLVKEGYLTTYFKPSTEGPARKYYKITEEGRERLQSLLAEWKDFTHAVNLFIKESEADE, from the coding sequence ATGAATGTACAATTTAAAAAAGGTGCATTGGAATTTCTAGTATTACTCATCATTAAAGGTGAAGATCAGTACGGATATTCCTTAGTCCAAAAGATTACACCTCGCATCGCAATCGCGGAAGGTACGGTTTACCCGCTTATGCGCCGCCTGGTAAAAGAAGGTTATTTAACCACTTATTTCAAGCCGTCTACAGAAGGCCCTGCACGTAAGTATTATAAAATCACTGAAGAAGGTAGAGAGCGTCTTCAGTCGCTATTAGCAGAATGGAAAGATTTCACCCACGCTGTCAATTTATTTATAAAGGAGAGTGAAGCCGATGAGTAA
- a CDS encoding (S)-acetoin forming diacetyl reductase: protein MTEVKGQVALVTGGGQGIGEAICRRLAVDGFKVGVADYKIETAEKVAQSLRDAGHEAVAVKVDVADRDQVFAAVKEVKDKFGDFNVIVNNAGLGPQTPLDTITYEQYRQVFDVNVGSIFWGIQAAVEAFESLGHGGKIISASSQAGQVGNPGLALYGATKFAIRGITQTAARDLADKGITVNAYCPGIVKTPMMEDIAQKTADEAGKPYEWGMEQFSKNIALKRLSEPSDVAACVSYLAGPDSDYMTGQALIIDGGMVFN from the coding sequence ATGACAGAAGTAAAAGGACAAGTAGCATTAGTAACAGGTGGAGGGCAAGGTATTGGGGAAGCCATTTGCCGTCGTTTAGCAGTAGATGGGTTTAAAGTAGGAGTTGCAGATTATAAAATCGAAACTGCTGAAAAAGTTGCGCAAAGTTTACGTGATGCAGGACATGAGGCGGTTGCTGTAAAAGTAGATGTGGCGGATCGTGACCAAGTATTTGCGGCTGTAAAAGAAGTGAAAGATAAGTTCGGTGATTTTAATGTTATTGTGAACAATGCTGGTTTAGGACCGCAAACACCATTAGATACGATTACTTATGAGCAATATCGCCAAGTATTTGATGTAAACGTTGGCAGCATTTTCTGGGGTATCCAAGCAGCGGTTGAAGCTTTTGAGTCTCTAGGACATGGCGGTAAAATTATCAGTGCTTCTTCACAAGCAGGTCAAGTCGGCAACCCAGGTTTAGCTTTATATGGTGCTACTAAATTTGCAATTCGCGGAATTACACAAACTGCAGCGCGTGATTTAGCAGACAAAGGTATTACAGTGAACGCTTATTGCCCAGGTATTGTGAAAACACCAATGATGGAAGATATTGCGCAAAAAACTGCGGATGAAGCGGGCAAACCTTACGAATGGGGAATGGAACAATTCTCTAAAAATATTGCTTTGAAACGTTTGTCAGAACCATCTGATGTCGCTGCATGTGTATCTTATTTAGCAGGACCAGATAGTGATTACATGACAGGCCAAGCATTGATTATTGATGGCGGCATGGTATTTAACTAA
- a CDS encoding 5-methyltetrahydropteroyltriglutamate--homocysteine S-methyltransferase: MSELLRYDIVGSFLRPEALKTARAQFEAGEIDQAALSAVEDAEIKQLIKKQVENGLKSITDGEFRRSWWHLDFFWGLNGVEAIKDAGGFEFANVQSRFETARLSNYINGERHPFVEHYKFLKAHTPEGIEARQTVPAPARLFSELTRKENIEATRKFYPTDDALIDAIAQAYQTVIQDLYDEGLRTIQFDDTTWGRLVGDQTEINGKSGDAKEKERLKEVFVKANNKAIEGLPEDLTVQTHVCRGNYRSTWFAEGAYDSVATPLFDRENVDNYLLEYDTDRSGGFEPLKYVSEGKNVVLGLITSKDGQLEDRDEVIARIKEASQYIPLENLALSTQCGFASTEEGNNLTEEEQWAKIRLVKSIAEEVWNTEKVEG; this comes from the coding sequence ATGAGTGAATTATTAAGATATGACATTGTAGGAAGTTTTTTAAGACCGGAAGCATTGAAAACAGCACGTGCTCAATTTGAAGCAGGTGAAATCGACCAAGCCGCACTTTCAGCGGTAGAAGATGCAGAGATTAAGCAACTCATTAAAAAACAAGTAGAAAATGGCTTGAAATCCATTACGGACGGTGAATTTCGTCGCAGCTGGTGGCACTTAGATTTCTTTTGGGGACTAAATGGTGTAGAAGCGATTAAAGATGCAGGCGGATTTGAATTTGCGAATGTACAATCTCGCTTTGAAACGGCAAGATTAAGTAATTACATAAACGGAGAACGTCATCCATTCGTTGAGCACTACAAATTTTTAAAAGCACACACACCAGAAGGCATTGAAGCCCGCCAAACTGTACCGGCACCAGCCCGTTTATTCTCGGAACTGACACGTAAAGAAAATATTGAAGCGACTAGAAAATTTTATCCCACAGATGACGCGTTGATTGATGCGATTGCACAAGCTTATCAAACTGTCATCCAAGATTTATACGACGAAGGATTACGGACTATCCAATTCGATGACACAACTTGGGGCAGATTAGTAGGAGATCAAACAGAAATTAACGGTAAAAGTGGAGATGCGAAAGAGAAAGAACGATTGAAAGAAGTATTTGTTAAAGCGAACAACAAAGCCATCGAAGGATTGCCTGAAGATTTAACGGTACAAACACATGTATGTCGCGGAAATTACCGTTCAACATGGTTTGCTGAAGGCGCTTATGATTCCGTTGCTACTCCGCTTTTTGATAGAGAAAACGTAGATAATTACCTTTTAGAATATGATACAGACCGTTCAGGAGGGTTCGAACCGTTAAAATATGTGTCAGAAGGTAAAAATGTGGTGCTAGGATTAATTACTTCGAAAGACGGCCAACTCGAAGATCGCGATGAAGTCATTGCACGAATTAAAGAAGCAAGCCAATATATTCCATTAGAAAATTTAGCTTTGAGTACTCAATGCGGATTTGCCTCTACAGAAGAAGGCAATAATCTCACGGAAGAAGAGCAATGGGCTAAGATTCGTTTAGTGAAAAGTATTGCTGAAGAAGTGTGGAATACTGAAAAAGTTGAAGGATAA
- a CDS encoding DUF5067 domain-containing protein: MKKLAVLISALAILLAACGSKESKEETSSKNESNSSSESSSSNDNSSSDDKVSSSMNAKKAEKKKKPELKDNAVEINGVKTKVLSTEVLPAGTEDYQRKDLLAVKFAITNNSTKDKEVKPGEALYAFEAYQDQNDSEQHLNPGFLFGDKYDKYTDSRYDNIKKGATVETMEFYELKNMEDPVLLKIINHEDYTGDNKIGTIKINIKDAKKEKPNKDKEETTEL; encoded by the coding sequence ATGAAAAAACTAGCAGTATTAATAAGTGCCTTAGCAATTTTATTGGCGGCATGCGGAAGTAAAGAAAGTAAGGAGGAGACATCAAGTAAAAACGAAAGCAACAGCTCAAGCGAAAGCAGCAGCTCAAATGATAACAGCAGTTCAGATGATAAAGTATCATCAAGTATGAATGCGAAAAAAGCAGAAAAAAAGAAAAAACCTGAGTTGAAAGATAATGCTGTTGAAATCAATGGCGTTAAAACTAAAGTCTTATCTACAGAAGTATTACCGGCAGGCACTGAAGATTATCAAAGAAAAGATTTACTTGCAGTCAAATTTGCTATCACTAACAATTCAACTAAAGATAAAGAAGTAAAGCCAGGAGAAGCATTGTATGCATTTGAAGCTTATCAAGATCAAAACGACTCAGAGCAACATTTAAATCCAGGCTTCTTATTTGGCGATAAATATGATAAGTATACAGATAGTCGATACGACAACATTAAAAAAGGCGCTACAGTTGAGACGATGGAATTTTATGAATTAAAAAATATGGAAGATCCAGTATTGTTAAAAATAATTAATCATGAGGATTATACTGGAGATAATAAGATTGGTACCATTAAAATAAATATCAAAGATGCTAAAAAAGAGAAGCCAAATAAAGATAAAGAAGAAACAACTGAATTATAA